The following coding sequences lie in one Heyndrickxia oleronia genomic window:
- a CDS encoding dihydrofolate reductase family protein: MVVTKENVADEYIQQLDKKGITYIKAGNGQHVDIELALQILYNMGFRKLGLSGGGTFNGAFLRQGLIDEISLVIAPLAIGGKHTPTLFDCEDLQRLDDVTKLELQNMKPIGKGSVWLHYKVR, encoded by the coding sequence ATCGTCGTTACTAAAGAGAATGTAGCAGATGAATATATCCAACAATTAGACAAGAAAGGCATCACCTATATAAAAGCAGGCAATGGTCAACATGTCGATATAGAACTTGCTTTACAAATCTTATATAATATGGGTTTTCGAAAGCTTGGACTTAGTGGTGGAGGAACTTTTAATGGAGCATTTTTACGTCAAGGATTAATAGATGAAATCAGTTTAGTGATTGCACCTTTAGCAATTGGTGGAAAACATACACCAACCTTATTCGATTGTGAAGATCTTCAGAGATTGGATGATGTCACTAAATTAGAATTACAGAACATGAAGCCTATTGGAAAAGGATCAGTTTGGCTTCATTATAAGGTTCGATAA
- a CDS encoding PH domain-containing protein codes for MNTTKRYHPLIIIFDLFQLIKNSFFFIIFLFVIKHGSDSLFFKYGRFVFIILFGYSVIYILLKWYTHKYKLAETSFYITKGIFLKTVQTIPFSKIQNINRRTSFLHKIFQVTSIRFETGMSSDDSTVEFKVITPVKADQIENYIKNQVASGKEEIIEIKPLTSSNVENDGHEGKHIHFRSTKKDILKASLTSFSFLLLIPLIISIYSNIDDIFHVEAQAKGVLSLILHSRWVLGLVIIILTILSFIFGIVKTSIQFGNYEISSDDNQIYIKKGYLEETIFTITKSRVQAVEIKQSLLKRILGLAEVRLISAGNTNIEDDKHEVNSLFPFLPVSRAYDIITEILPSYEITKQMKGLPKRSLCVRLLRPSWFWVVVTFALYYFKPIVFGFEQIWWVLSFILLIWIYTLRVFDFYHTQYTLNEQFIQLKKGSFHTSLFISKRNKIIEMQVKYSFFQKFFGLASFTTINRAKPVHHNEICDVPADIARMVYKWYQGRTNEIELV; via the coding sequence ATGAATACGACTAAACGATATCATCCACTTATTATCATTTTTGATCTATTTCAACTCATAAAAAATTCCTTTTTCTTTATTATCTTTTTATTTGTTATAAAGCATGGGTCTGATTCTCTATTTTTTAAGTATGGGAGATTCGTCTTTATTATTTTGTTTGGATATTCCGTTATTTATATTTTACTAAAGTGGTATACACATAAATATAAACTTGCTGAAACATCCTTTTATATCACTAAAGGGATATTTCTTAAAACGGTTCAAACAATACCGTTTTCTAAGATTCAAAATATTAATCGAAGAACTTCCTTTTTACACAAGATTTTTCAAGTCACATCGATTCGTTTTGAGACGGGAATGTCGAGTGATGATAGCACTGTTGAATTTAAAGTGATTACACCGGTTAAGGCAGATCAAATAGAAAATTACATCAAAAATCAAGTAGCATCAGGAAAAGAAGAAATAATTGAGATAAAGCCATTAACCTCTTCTAATGTAGAAAATGACGGTCATGAGGGAAAACATATTCATTTTCGTTCGACGAAGAAAGATATATTAAAGGCTTCACTCACATCATTTAGTTTTCTTTTGCTTATTCCACTTATTATTTCGATTTATTCAAACATTGATGATATTTTTCATGTGGAAGCTCAAGCAAAAGGTGTACTTTCATTGATTCTTCATTCAAGATGGGTACTAGGTCTGGTAATTATTATCCTTACAATTTTGTCATTTATCTTCGGAATAGTTAAAACTTCTATTCAATTTGGCAATTATGAAATCTCTTCAGATGACAATCAAATTTATATTAAAAAAGGATACTTAGAGGAAACGATATTTACCATTACAAAGAGTAGAGTCCAAGCAGTTGAAATAAAACAATCCCTTTTAAAACGTATTCTTGGTCTTGCGGAGGTGCGATTGATTAGTGCAGGCAATACAAATATTGAAGACGATAAGCATGAAGTCAATTCACTTTTTCCGTTTTTACCGGTTAGTCGAGCCTATGATATCATTACGGAAATATTGCCTTCCTATGAAATAACGAAACAAATGAAAGGCTTACCCAAACGATCCTTATGTGTACGTTTGCTACGACCTAGTTGGTTTTGGGTGGTGGTCACATTCGCATTGTATTATTTTAAACCAATTGTATTTGGCTTTGAACAAATTTGGTGGGTACTCTCATTTATTCTCTTAATATGGATATATACCTTAAGAGTTTTTGACTTTTATCATACACAATACACACTAAACGAACAGTTTATTCAATTAAAGAAGGGGAGTTTCCATACTTCTTTATTTATTTCAAAACGAAATAAAATTATTGAAATGCAAGTGAAATATAGCTTTTTTCAAAAATTTTTTGGTCTGGCATCCTTTACAACTATAAATCGGGCGAAGCCAGTTCATCATAATGAAATTTGCGATGTCCCAGCAGATATAGCTAGGATGGTATATAAATGGTATCAAGGGCGTACAAATGAAATTGAGCTAGTTTGA
- a CDS encoding PH domain-containing protein yields the protein MYTNIDTPHGKLSKAIIKIWIIREVMANLCGWFILGVLFYLDHLFSWKEWIGYLLFTIMIISLFFTIWSIFIEPFLLYKNWRYEANEEFLQLKFGAINEKHQIIPMTKIQSISTNQGPLLRKYDFYSISINTMGSSHSIPALPKATAIELRNQIAYFAKIKEVES from the coding sequence ATGTATACTAATATAGATACGCCTCATGGAAAATTATCAAAAGCTATAATAAAAATTTGGATTATCAGAGAAGTTATGGCGAACCTATGTGGGTGGTTCATACTAGGAGTTTTATTTTATCTAGACCATTTATTTTCATGGAAAGAGTGGATAGGGTATTTACTATTTACCATAATGATTATTTCACTATTCTTTACGATTTGGTCTATTTTTATTGAGCCTTTTTTATTATATAAAAATTGGCGATATGAGGCGAATGAAGAGTTTTTACAATTGAAGTTTGGAGCAATCAACGAAAAACATCAAATTATTCCAATGACAAAAATACAATCAATCTCTACTAATCAAGGACCACTATTAAGAAAATATGATTTTTACTCTATATCAATTAATACAATGGGATCTTCACATTCAATACCTGCCTTGCCCAAAGCAACAGCGATTGAGTTAAGAAACCAAATAGCATATTTCGCAAAAATAAAGGAAGTGGAATCATGA
- a CDS encoding GNAT family N-acetyltransferase, with product MTLHNNIYIRRPTISDSEELNEFFKTVIVDTFSKEGLSHLHEEIKSEIESKKNYLKSDLESNGENRYFLIAIDESKDCIIGSIEYGPSSSLINACTNGELKDFVEIGTVFVLPEYQRQGIGTKLLKNMVLTLKRSGKEKICLDSGYSNAQKVWKKKFGIPQYVLRNYWGNGTDHMIWIVNIND from the coding sequence ATGACTTTACATAATAATATTTATATAAGAAGACCAACTATTTCTGATAGTGAAGAACTCAATGAATTTTTTAAAACCGTCATTGTCGATACTTTTTCCAAAGAAGGGTTATCTCATCTTCATGAAGAGATAAAAAGTGAAATCGAAAGTAAGAAAAATTACTTAAAAAGTGATCTTGAAAGTAATGGTGAAAATCGATATTTTTTAATTGCCATTGATGAAAGTAAAGATTGTATTATTGGATCTATCGAATATGGCCCTTCTAGTAGCTTAATAAATGCATGTACAAATGGAGAGCTAAAGGATTTTGTTGAAATTGGAACAGTATTTGTCCTTCCTGAATATCAAAGGCAAGGTATAGGAACTAAACTCTTAAAAAATATGGTTCTAACTCTCAAACGAAGTGGAAAAGAAAAAATTTGCTTGGATAGTGGGTATTCAAATGCGCAAAAGGTTTGGAAGAAAAAATTTGGAATTCCTCAATATGTCTTGCGGAATTACTGGGGAAATGGAACAGACCACATGATTTGGATAGTTAACATAAATGACTAA
- a CDS encoding histidine phosphatase family protein, with the protein MELILVRHGESLHNVKAVTSWDSELSIIGKEQVRLVGEVLLNEQVDEIWCSPMQRALETAQILSSKTQASARAFVHLSEHGHGWEENGLSRSCIENQYPLIRLPSEIDEDGWARHWNHESRSDLYRRMGYIADQITKVAASKRLKKLVVVIHGKSGTELLKHLLQIPEEAKYYFRMFNCGITRLYLNMETNERTVICMNDISHLGDLVQMENLSRSVPRYR; encoded by the coding sequence ATGGAATTGATCTTAGTTAGACATGGTGAATCCCTTCATAATGTTAAAGCTGTCACATCATGGGATAGTGAATTATCTATTATTGGAAAAGAACAAGTGCGATTAGTGGGAGAAGTTTTACTGAATGAACAGGTTGATGAGATTTGGTGTAGCCCTATGCAACGAGCATTAGAAACAGCACAAATACTTTCTAGTAAAACGCAAGCTTCAGCAAGGGCGTTTGTTCATCTATCTGAACATGGCCACGGATGGGAAGAAAATGGATTAAGTCGTTCTTGTATAGAAAATCAATACCCTTTGATTCGGTTACCTTCGGAAATTGATGAAGATGGTTGGGCAAGACATTGGAATCATGAAAGCAGGTCAGACTTATATAGGAGAATGGGATATATAGCCGATCAAATTACCAAAGTTGCAGCCTCAAAACGATTAAAAAAACTAGTAGTAGTCATACATGGAAAATCTGGAACAGAGCTATTAAAGCATTTATTACAAATACCTGAAGAAGCAAAATATTATTTTAGAATGTTCAATTGTGGGATAACTAGACTTTATTTAAATATGGAGACTAATGAAAGAACAGTAATCTGTATGAACGATATTTCACATCTTGGCGATTTAGTGCAAATGGAAAATTTATCTAGATCAGTTCCAAGGTATCGCTAA
- a CDS encoding flavoprotein: MDSTFHPFLNKYLAIWGKSSLQELKELISEDYRAREISGKEIIDFGFNESIEGWEQGFRFVVENGAEWELNKLSIIQLNKREVLAIIFAALVINGERLDNGNLFFQTFRREINNDWKLVRSYIEAGALTDFVLNEWEENIF; the protein is encoded by the coding sequence ATGGACTCTACTTTTCACCCCTTCTTAAACAAATATTTGGCGATTTGGGGCAAGTCATCGCTACAGGAATTAAAGGAATTGATATCCGAAGATTATCGGGCTCGGGAAATATCAGGAAAAGAAATTATTGATTTTGGATTTAATGAATCGATTGAAGGTTGGGAACAAGGTTTTCGCTTTGTCGTTGAGAATGGAGCTGAGTGGGAATTAAATAAGTTATCTATTATTCAGTTAAATAAAAGAGAAGTATTAGCAATTATTTTTGCGGCATTGGTTATTAATGGAGAACGGTTAGATAATGGTAATTTATTCTTTCAAACATTTAGACGGGAAATAAATAACGATTGGAAATTAGTGCGTAGTTATATTGAAGCTGGTGCTCTTACAGATTTCGTTCTGAATGAATGGGAAGAAAATATATTCTAG